In the genome of Magnolia sinica isolate HGM2019 chromosome 2, MsV1, whole genome shotgun sequence, one region contains:
- the LOC131228794 gene encoding auxin-responsive protein SAUR64-like gives MINTKKFVEMVKKGQKVAALGRRRNSFSRTDGSPDSSGCSTSVADKGHFVVYTADGRRFVVPLVYLNSPIFKELLKMSEDMFGLPCNGPITFPCDAVFIDYIISMIQRSMSKDVEKALLASITVGHCSISSLPHEGLRNENILLHGF, from the coding sequence ATGATCAACACCAAGAAGTTTGTGGAGATGGTGAAGAAGGGGCAGAAGGTGGCTGCCCTTGGGAGGAGGAGAAACTCATTTTCGAGAACTGATGGCTCTCCAGATTCAAGTGGGTGCAGCACTTCGGTGGCAGATAAGGGGCACTTTGTCGTGTACACCGCAGATGGAAGGCGTTTTGTGGTTCCTTTGGTGTATCTCAACAGTCCCATCTTCAAAGAGCTCTTAAAAATGTCTGAAGACATGTTTGGGTTACCATGTAATGGGCCTATCACATTTCCATGCGATGCTGTCTTTATTGATTACATTATCTCGATGATCCAAAGAAGCATGTCTAAAGATGTTGAGAAGGCTTTGCTTGCTTCCATAACCGTTGGACATTGCTCGATATCTTCATTGCCACATGAAGGATTGCGCAACGAAAACATACTACTTCATGGCTTCTAA